From the genome of Blautia pseudococcoides, one region includes:
- a CDS encoding alpha/beta hydrolase, whose protein sequence is MKEKLSSKTLKHAAIAGAGVCVGASYVLTSFLRRFALSRTFPMYRTERKNADKPDPLGDFLRPGKEWIKKEASPVTLINRDGMKLNGLFLPSIQAGSTRYVILCHGYRNNCCELGVYARHFWHRGYSVLLPDARGHGDSEGKYIGMGWQERKDVLEWVDFLRQKDPKSQIVLMGISMGAATVMMTSGENLPSNVKAIIEDCGYTSVWEEFSVQIRNYFHLPAFPFLHLSSLASRIRYGFSFKEASAIRQVAKCNRPILFIHGSKDAFVPFYMLNKLYHAAKCEKEKLVIDGAGHALSCATDPKLYFRTVDRFLDKYII, encoded by the coding sequence ATGAAGGAAAAATTATCTTCCAAAACTTTAAAACATGCTGCGATCGCAGGAGCAGGTGTCTGCGTGGGCGCATCTTATGTACTCACCAGTTTTCTGCGCCGCTTTGCTCTCTCCCGTACATTTCCCATGTACCGGACCGAGCGGAAAAACGCAGACAAGCCTGATCCCTTAGGTGATTTTCTCCGTCCCGGTAAGGAGTGGATCAAAAAAGAGGCCTCCCCGGTGACACTCATTAACCGGGACGGCATGAAGCTGAACGGGCTTTTTCTTCCATCCATACAGGCGGGAAGCACACGCTATGTGATTCTCTGTCACGGTTACCGCAACAACTGCTGCGAACTGGGCGTGTACGCCAGACATTTCTGGCACAGGGGATATTCTGTCCTTCTGCCTGACGCCAGAGGCCACGGGGACAGCGAGGGCAAATACATTGGCATGGGATGGCAGGAGCGAAAAGATGTGCTGGAATGGGTTGATTTTCTCCGCCAGAAAGACCCGAAATCCCAGATTGTCCTGATGGGTATTTCCATGGGTGCCGCCACAGTCATGATGACTTCCGGCGAGAATCTGCCGTCTAATGTTAAAGCCATCATTGAGGACTGTGGATATACCAGTGTCTGGGAAGAATTCAGCGTGCAGATCCGTAATTATTTCCATCTGCCGGCCTTTCCCTTTTTGCACCTGTCCTCCCTTGCTTCCAGGATCCGTTACGGTTTCTCCTTCAAGGAAGCCAGCGCCATACGGCAGGTGGCAAAATGCAACCGCCCCATTCTTTTTATACACGGGTCAAAGGACGCGTTTGTTCCATTCTACATGCTGAACAAGCTGTACCATGCAGCCAAATGTGAAAAAGAAAAACTGGTTATAGACGGCGCGGGCCACGCGCTTTCCTGTGCCACTGACCCCAAACTGTATTTCCGCACGGTAGACCGTTTTCTGGACAAATATATCATATAA